One window from the genome of Commensalibacter oyaizuii encodes:
- the mobA gene encoding molybdenum cofactor guanylyltransferase MobA, which yields MMNKKHIISSVILAGGEGQRMGRKNKGLISLNNIPLIQHVIERLRPQSDHILISANKDIEAYQEFGFPVISDQTDYQNKGPLAGILSTTAFIPKDTDALLIVPCDTPFLPINLVSIFVNNLYNQVENEIAYAATHTQIHPSIFLCKPKINDGLAAHLNQQQFSLKSWIFKHNSVKTVFEDEHAFTNINDMQILHQNQ from the coding sequence ATGATGAACAAAAAACATATTATATCTAGTGTCATTCTAGCAGGCGGAGAAGGCCAGCGTATGGGCAGAAAAAACAAAGGACTTATTTCTCTTAATAATATTCCTTTAATTCAACATGTAATTGAACGTCTACGTCCTCAGTCAGATCATATTTTAATTAGTGCCAATAAAGATATTGAAGCCTATCAAGAATTTGGTTTCCCTGTTATTTCAGATCAGACAGACTATCAAAATAAAGGGCCTCTTGCTGGTATTCTCAGCACAACTGCTTTTATTCCTAAAGATACAGATGCACTTCTTATAGTTCCTTGTGATACTCCTTTCCTACCCATCAATCTAGTATCGATATTCGTAAATAACTTATATAATCAAGTAGAAAACGAGATTGCGTATGCTGCAACCCACACCCAAATTCATCCTAGCATTTTTCTGTGTAAACCAAAGATTAATGATGGATTAGCAGCGCATCTCAACCAACAACAATTTAGCTTAAAATCTTGGATTTTTAAGCACAATTCGGTAAAAACCGTTTTTGAAGATGAACATGCATTTACAAATATAAATGATATGCAAATACTTCATCAAAACCAATAG
- a CDS encoding molybdenum cofactor biosynthesis protein MoaE, translating into MFWVKIQKASFDDEIPKLDQQIQQNNCGALVSFKGIVRGYDEQEPLSYLYLEHFPEVTEQEIKRILQGAQEYWTIHSAIVIHRIGKLNVGENIVLVMVSASHRKAAFEASQFIMDYLKTEAPFWKKEFFQDGTSRWVKAKETDIEQKKRWQVS; encoded by the coding sequence ATGTTTTGGGTAAAAATTCAAAAAGCTTCATTCGATGACGAAATTCCAAAATTAGACCAACAAATTCAACAGAATAATTGCGGTGCTTTGGTCAGTTTTAAAGGTATTGTACGCGGATACGACGAACAAGAACCTTTAAGTTATCTTTACCTTGAACATTTTCCAGAAGTTACAGAGCAAGAAATTAAACGTATCTTGCAAGGTGCACAAGAATATTGGACTATTCATAGTGCTATCGTCATTCACCGTATTGGGAAACTAAATGTAGGCGAAAATATTGTTCTTGTTATGGTTTCTGCTTCTCATCGTAAGGCTGCCTTTGAAGCTTCCCAATTTATTATGGATTATTTAAAAACAGAGGCTCCTTTTTGGAAAAAAGAGTTTTTTCAAGATGGTACTTCACGTTGGGTTAAAGCAAAAGAGACAGATATAGAACAAAAAAAACGCTGGCAAGTTTCATGA
- a CDS encoding MoaD/ThiS family protein, which translates to MIKIYYFGFLKEILSIEEEQIEWSEGNSETLLTLLRSRSSFWAESLSEQNIFRIAINKKIIYQTTPIIPGDEVAILPPVTGG; encoded by the coding sequence ATGATTAAAATTTATTACTTTGGTTTTTTAAAAGAAATTCTCAGTATTGAGGAAGAACAAATAGAGTGGTCTGAAGGTAATTCTGAAACTCTATTAACATTATTACGATCTCGTAGTTCTTTTTGGGCAGAAAGTCTTTCTGAACAAAATATTTTTCGCATTGCAATTAATAAAAAAATTATTTATCAAACCACCCCTATTATACCAGGAGACGAGGTCGCTATTCTTCCCCCTGTTACGGGAGGGTAA
- the moaC gene encoding cyclic pyranopterin monophosphate synthase MoaC, protein MSKLSHFDASGQAHMVDIANKKTTKRTAIAIGSIIMSIEAFQLLEFNASHKGDVLGIARIAAIQGTKMTSSIIPLCHPLSLSHVHVDFYKNEENLSLQIEVTTETVGATGVEMEALMGVSSGLLTVYDMLKAVDKRMTIQNIHLVKKQGGKSGDFSF, encoded by the coding sequence ATGTCTAAATTATCTCACTTTGATGCTTCAGGGCAAGCGCATATGGTTGATATTGCAAATAAGAAAACGACAAAACGAACTGCTATTGCAATTGGATCAATTATAATGTCTATAGAAGCATTCCAATTATTAGAATTTAATGCCAGTCACAAAGGTGATGTCTTAGGAATTGCCCGTATTGCAGCGATTCAAGGAACAAAAATGACTTCATCTATTATTCCTTTATGCCATCCTTTATCCTTAAGTCATGTGCATGTCGACTTTTACAAAAATGAAGAAAATTTAAGCTTACAAATTGAGGTTACAACTGAAACAGTTGGGGCAACAGGTGTTGAAATGGAGGCTTTAATGGGCGTTTCTTCTGGATTATTAACAGTTTACGATATGTTAAAGGCTGTCGATAAAAGAATGACTATTCAAAATATTCATCTTGTCAAAAAACAAGGTGGTAAAAGTGGAGATTTTTCTTTTTAA
- a CDS encoding cytochrome-c peroxidase — translation MKIKVIVAALCIGTSTLHLTLPGNSKTQSTENSALQERIKLGRYLFYDGDLSKDGSMSCATCHRQKHAFTDNNKTHPGVNSDEGIFNVPTLSNIGEFKHLTWENPDVTTLEQHAIIPITGTTPVEMGMKQQEKEIERRIAANPCYVKLFDKAFPDIKENTQSKVTFNHIIQAIGSFERTLVSNQSIWDTKKGFNKKMQQGEKLFFGKGQCATCHAPPLFTDQKFYKLNNHIKIRTPTLRNIELTAPYFHDGSIPTLQEAIVSHNQNEVLIPNLTKQEIDEITEFLKSLTDHQFITNPKFSLPPDICQQESKTIN, via the coding sequence ATGAAGATCAAAGTGATAGTTGCAGCCTTATGTATTGGGACAAGTACGCTACATCTTACATTACCAGGAAACTCAAAAACACAATCTACAGAAAATTCAGCCTTACAAGAAAGAATTAAATTAGGCCGTTATCTTTTTTATGATGGGGACTTATCAAAAGATGGCAGTATGTCATGTGCCACCTGCCATCGACAAAAACATGCTTTTACCGATAACAATAAAACTCATCCTGGTGTTAATAGTGATGAAGGCATTTTCAATGTTCCAACACTTAGTAATATAGGGGAATTTAAACATTTAACATGGGAAAATCCTGATGTTACAACCCTAGAACAGCATGCTATTATTCCAATTACAGGAACTACTCCCGTTGAAATGGGGATGAAGCAACAAGAAAAAGAAATAGAACGTCGTATTGCTGCTAATCCGTGTTATGTAAAATTATTTGATAAAGCTTTCCCTGATATCAAAGAAAATACCCAAAGTAAGGTTACATTTAATCATATTATCCAAGCTATTGGTAGCTTTGAAAGAACTTTGGTTAGTAACCAAAGTATATGGGATACCAAAAAAGGATTTAATAAAAAAATGCAACAAGGGGAAAAATTATTCTTTGGCAAAGGACAATGTGCAACCTGCCATGCTCCACCACTTTTTACTGATCAGAAATTTTATAAATTAAATAACCATATAAAAATACGTACTCCTACTTTACGCAATATTGAATTAACCGCTCCTTATTTCCATGACGGTTCAATCCCAACATTACAAGAAGCTATTGTCAGTCATAATCAAAATGAAGTTTTAATTCCGAATTTAACTAAACAAGAAATTGATGAAATAACAGAATTTCTAAAATCTCTGACTGATCATCAGTTTATTACAAATCCAAAATTTTCACTTCCTCCTGATATTTGCCAACAAGAAAGCAAAACAATAAATTAA
- a CDS encoding TonB-dependent receptor plug domain-containing protein: MPIRRNNFKKTFTLFSIYSSLTLIPPVVMAQNISVPSDNQSVKQSNKKTNNVFAQPSSEEITVYGKQGKALIGNSVITHKAMDELNLNTLDEAVDVLPGVNIGSIGNSRNERTIYVRGFSRLQVPLLLDGIRIYLPYDNRLDFGRFVTPDISEIQISKGYASVIDGPDGMGGLINLVTRKPKKKIDAEVRSNINLDHNGGYGGYNVFGFIGTRQEKWYTQFSFDENNIDHLTLSSKFKPTISQGKGKRLFSDSLDWRINTKIGITPNDTDEYVLSYTRQEGEKNAPLNTIDPPSYQKVWSWPTWNIDSLSLMTDTQIRDNLILKFRLYRNTFDNILRSYDNISQTSQTMKKAFNSYYYDVGYGGDTQLTWDINQRDSINFAFYGRLDEHNEHTQNYPDGNPSGYNQPNQKSIEESYSAALENIFYILPELKLITGGSYDWRKLNQAEGFSSDTNSIISYQTKNKGALNGQARLAWQMSNKTSSYVSFSDRVRFPSLFERFSTRFGGAVSNPNLKPERAKNYEIGVNYNFNNISATGAFFYSQLTNAIVSFPMLYEGVSISQNRNIGHGDYYGFELSTEIKLLKNLSIGGNYTYIHRNLHDPNIPNFHPTDVPKHKAFIYTTWKPVKKLQFIPTLDISSNRWTTDSTGIYYFKTGHYLNLSMNATYQITDQLELGAGAKNLLDQNYQLATGYPEQGQNFYIKLRFIY, translated from the coding sequence ATGCCTATACGACGTAATAACTTTAAAAAAACTTTTACACTTTTTTCAATATATTCATCACTGACTTTAATCCCTCCCGTTGTAATGGCTCAAAATATTTCTGTGCCCAGTGATAATCAATCCGTTAAACAATCCAATAAAAAAACGAACAACGTTTTTGCACAACCTTCCTCTGAAGAAATTACAGTTTATGGAAAACAAGGAAAGGCACTAATTGGTAACTCTGTTATTACGCATAAGGCTATGGATGAGTTGAATTTAAACACATTGGATGAAGCTGTTGATGTTTTGCCAGGTGTTAATATTGGATCCATAGGAAACTCACGCAACGAGCGCACAATTTATGTCCGAGGGTTCAGTCGTCTACAAGTTCCATTATTACTTGATGGAATTAGAATTTATTTGCCTTATGACAATCGTTTAGATTTTGGACGTTTTGTCACCCCTGATATTAGTGAGATCCAGATTAGTAAAGGTTATGCTTCAGTGATCGACGGGCCCGACGGAATGGGGGGGTTAATTAATCTTGTTACCCGTAAGCCTAAGAAAAAAATTGATGCCGAGGTTCGTAGTAATATTAATCTAGATCATAATGGAGGTTATGGCGGATACAACGTTTTTGGTTTTATTGGTACTCGTCAAGAAAAATGGTACACTCAGTTTAGTTTTGATGAGAATAATATTGATCATTTGACTTTGTCATCAAAATTTAAACCAACAATCTCTCAAGGTAAGGGAAAACGTTTATTTTCTGATTCTTTAGATTGGAGAATAAATACAAAGATTGGCATTACCCCCAATGATACAGACGAATATGTTCTTAGCTATACAAGACAAGAAGGCGAAAAAAATGCACCACTAAACACGATTGATCCACCATCTTATCAAAAGGTTTGGTCATGGCCAACGTGGAATATTGATTCATTGTCACTAATGACTGACACTCAAATAAGAGATAATTTAATTCTTAAATTTCGTCTATATCGTAATACATTTGATAATATATTACGTAGTTACGATAATATTTCTCAAACCTCTCAAACTATGAAAAAGGCTTTTAATAGTTATTATTATGATGTTGGATATGGAGGAGATACACAATTAACATGGGACATTAATCAGCGGGATTCAATTAATTTTGCTTTTTACGGTCGTTTAGATGAGCATAATGAGCATACTCAAAATTATCCTGATGGTAATCCTAGTGGCTATAATCAACCGAATCAAAAATCAATTGAAGAAAGTTATAGTGCTGCCCTTGAAAATATATTTTATATTCTGCCTGAATTGAAGTTAATTACAGGCGGTAGTTATGATTGGAGGAAATTAAATCAAGCAGAAGGTTTCTCTTCAGATACAAATAGTATTATTTCTTATCAAACGAAAAATAAAGGTGCATTAAATGGTCAGGCACGATTAGCATGGCAAATGAGTAATAAAACCAGTTCTTACGTCAGTTTTTCCGATCGTGTAAGGTTTCCATCTTTATTTGAACGATTTAGTACGCGTTTTGGCGGTGCAGTTTCCAATCCTAACCTTAAGCCAGAGCGGGCAAAGAACTATGAAATTGGAGTGAACTATAATTTTAATAACATCAGCGCTACAGGGGCTTTTTTTTACTCTCAATTAACAAATGCCATTGTATCTTTTCCTATGTTATATGAAGGGGTATCTATTAGTCAAAATCGTAATATTGGGCATGGCGATTATTATGGATTTGAGCTTTCTACCGAAATAAAGCTTCTAAAAAACTTATCAATTGGTGGTAATTATACCTATATTCATCGTAATTTACACGATCCTAATATTCCAAATTTTCATCCTACAGACGTACCAAAACATAAAGCCTTTATTTATACTACATGGAAACCAGTTAAAAAACTGCAATTTATACCAACATTAGATATTTCTTCCAATCGTTGGACAACAGATAGTACTGGAATTTATTATTTTAAAACAGGCCATTATTTAAATTTATCTATGAATGCAACCTACCAAATTACCGATCAATTGGAATTAGGAGCTGGTGCAAAAAACTTACTTGATCAAAACTACCAACTGGCCACAGGATATCCCGAGCAAGGACAAAATTTTTATATTAAATTACGATTCATATATTAA
- a CDS encoding antitoxin: MQIAKIFQNGRSQVVRLPKEFRFNEDEVIVKAFGNGVLLLPKENPWLLMQEAVNEFEGDFQLIREPQADQTREEIK, from the coding sequence ATGCAAATAGCAAAAATATTTCAAAATGGCAGAAGTCAAGTTGTTAGACTACCTAAAGAATTTCGTTTTAACGAAGATGAGGTCATCGTAAAAGCATTTGGAAATGGTGTATTATTATTACCTAAAGAAAATCCGTGGCTATTAATGCAAGAAGCTGTCAACGAGTTTGAAGGTGACTTTCAATTGATAAGGGAACCTCAAGCAGATCAAACCCGTGAGGAGATAAAGTGA
- the vapC gene encoding type II toxin-antitoxin system tRNA(fMet)-specific endonuclease VapC produces MIYLLDTNICIYIINNKPPHVFEKFKQYQLGQLGISSITASELAFGVEKSGSQRNKQALNKFLAPLEIFPYDEQAIWHYAQLRHQLQSTGQPIGSLDMLIAAHALALKVTLVTNNVKEFDRVKGLMVENWV; encoded by the coding sequence GTGATTTATTTACTGGATACGAATATTTGTATTTATATCATTAACAATAAACCACCTCATGTTTTTGAAAAATTTAAACAATATCAATTGGGACAGTTAGGGATTTCCAGTATTACAGCTTCAGAGCTTGCTTTTGGTGTTGAAAAGTCTGGATCACAAAGAAATAAACAAGCCTTAAATAAATTTTTAGCACCTTTGGAAATCTTTCCCTATGACGAACAAGCTATCTGGCATTATGCTCAGTTAAGGCATCAACTACAATCGACAGGACAACCTATTGGAAGTTTAGATATGCTAATTGCTGCTCACGCTCTAGCATTGAAGGTAACATTGGTTACCAATAATGTTAAAGAGTTCGATAGAGTAAAAGGATTAATGGTAGAAAATTGGGTTTAA
- a CDS encoding type IIL restriction-modification enzyme MmeI, which translates to MFWKRQLYFKISNQEDLHSLIEQMKQEKRTKTNKIRFLIVTDFKIILAIDIKTQDTLDIHFVDLAKKFDFFLPWAGIEKAVYQGENPADVKAAEKLAKLFDEIKSDNFNEDDLKNKEKLHRLNIFLSRLLFC; encoded by the coding sequence ATTTTTTGGAAACGACAATTATATTTTAAGATTTCAAATCAAGAAGACTTACATAGTCTTATTGAGCAAATGAAACAAGAAAAACGAACAAAAACCAATAAGATACGTTTTTTGATCGTTACTGATTTTAAAATCATTCTGGCTATAGATATCAAAACACAAGATACATTGGATATTCATTTTGTCGATTTAGCAAAGAAATTTGATTTTTTCTTACCTTGGGCTGGTATAGAAAAAGCTGTATATCAAGGGGAAAACCCTGCTGATGTTAAAGCTGCAGAAAAATTAGCAAAGCTATTTGACGAAATTAAATCTGATAATTTTAATGAAGATGACTTAAAAAATAAAGAAAAATTACATCGCCTTAATATTTTCTTATCTCGACTGTTATTTTGCTGA
- a CDS encoding DNA methyltransferase: MSKSNEDGSDLSALIGRLFKVLNQSVEDRETDLPDYLAEFPYVNGGLFKDDIQVPKFTRKSRRILIECGAELDWSDINPDIFGSMFQAVVHTEQRSTMGQHYTSVPNIMKVIEPLFLNDLYEELEKNQDSINKLLKLQQRLGKIKIFDPACGSGNFLIIAYKELRTFETELLKRIQELELEKTGQFSKPFSVIQVSQFYGIEIDDFAHEMAILSLWLAEHQMNLIFKFEFGYTAASLPLKEKGNIICANALRIDWEELFKIQKNENIYLLGNPPFVNYSDRNSSQKEDMENVLSPLGSVMRLDYVACWFKKGIDFVSSFKDSLLAFVSTNSICQGEQVQLLWPYLDQKKCIINFAYQTFKWTNNARPKAGVSCVVIGIKKQANQCFIYNSDGLIIKANYINHYLEPDKNVSIVKQKKSISNLPEMILGSSPIDGGYLTLSEEEKENIINIDKESITYIKPFIGGADFIDGIKRYCIWIDDDKIEDALSIIPINQRVQECKNWRMHAGRDAQKGINIPHRFFYRKFQPNKVAIVLLMTSSERREYFPVGLISENIIPSNGVLVIYDYEPYIFSILSYKMHMLWAKSIIGKLESRIRYSNTLTYNTFPIPKLTTVDVDNLNIAAFNILEAREKFSHQVLADLYDPDTMPIELKEAHLKNDVIIENLYAKQEFQNDDQRIEAMFDLYSKMVKK; encoded by the coding sequence ATATCAAAGAGCAATGAAGACGGATCAGATTTATCAGCTTTAATTGGTCGATTATTTAAAGTGTTAAACCAATCTGTTGAAGATCGTGAAACAGATTTACCTGACTACCTAGCAGAATTTCCGTATGTAAATGGTGGTTTGTTTAAAGATGATATTCAAGTTCCAAAATTTACTCGTAAATCACGTAGGATTTTAATTGAGTGTGGTGCGGAATTAGATTGGTCTGATATTAACCCTGATATTTTTGGTTCTATGTTCCAAGCGGTTGTTCACACTGAACAGCGTAGCACGATGGGACAGCATTATACTTCAGTACCCAATATTATGAAGGTGATAGAACCTTTATTCTTAAATGATCTTTATGAAGAATTAGAAAAAAACCAAGACAGTATTAACAAGCTATTAAAATTACAGCAACGTTTAGGGAAAATTAAAATTTTTGACCCTGCATGTGGTTCAGGGAACTTTCTTATTATTGCGTATAAAGAGCTTCGTACATTTGAAACGGAGCTTCTGAAACGTATTCAAGAGTTAGAGCTCGAAAAAACAGGTCAATTTTCAAAGCCATTTTCAGTGATTCAAGTTTCTCAATTTTATGGAATTGAAATTGATGATTTTGCACATGAAATGGCTATTCTTTCACTTTGGTTAGCAGAACACCAAATGAATTTGATATTTAAGTTCGAGTTTGGCTATACCGCTGCATCATTACCATTAAAGGAAAAAGGCAACATCATATGTGCTAATGCACTGAGAATTGATTGGGAGGAGTTATTTAAAATTCAAAAAAATGAAAATATATATCTTTTAGGCAACCCTCCTTTTGTTAACTATAGTGACCGAAATTCTTCTCAAAAAGAGGACATGGAGAATGTTCTTAGCCCTCTAGGAAGTGTAATGAGATTAGATTATGTAGCGTGCTGGTTTAAAAAAGGAATTGATTTTGTATCAAGCTTTAAAGACTCATTATTAGCATTTGTATCAACTAATTCAATTTGCCAAGGTGAACAAGTACAACTTCTGTGGCCTTATCTTGACCAAAAAAAATGCATTATTAATTTCGCATACCAAACTTTTAAATGGACTAATAATGCAAGACCAAAAGCTGGTGTTTCATGTGTTGTGATTGGAATAAAAAAGCAAGCTAATCAGTGTTTTATCTATAATAGTGATGGTCTTATTATCAAAGCTAATTATATTAACCATTATTTGGAGCCTGATAAGAATGTAAGTATTGTAAAGCAGAAAAAATCAATATCTAATTTACCTGAAATGATTTTAGGAAGTAGTCCAATTGATGGTGGTTATTTGACACTTTCAGAAGAAGAAAAGGAAAATATAATAAATATTGATAAAGAATCAATTACTTACATAAAACCATTTATTGGTGGGGCTGACTTTATAGATGGTATTAAAAGATATTGTATATGGATAGACGATGATAAAATTGAAGATGCTCTATCCATAATTCCAATAAATCAACGTGTACAAGAATGTAAAAACTGGAGAATGCATGCAGGAAGAGATGCCCAAAAGGGTATAAATATTCCACATAGATTCTTTTATAGAAAATTTCAGCCAAACAAGGTTGCCATAGTGTTACTTATGACTAGCTCCGAGAGAAGAGAGTATTTTCCTGTAGGTTTAATTTCAGAAAATATAATTCCAAGTAACGGTGTATTAGTAATATATGACTATGAACCATACATATTCTCAATTTTATCTTACAAAATGCATATGCTATGGGCTAAAAGTATAATAGGCAAACTTGAAAGTCGTATTAGGTATTCAAATACGCTTACTTATAATACTTTTCCAATTCCAAAATTAACTACAGTCGATGTAGATAACCTTAATATTGCTGCATTCAATATTCTAGAAGCAAGGGAAAAGTTTAGTCATCAAGTATTAGCCGATTTATACGATCCAGATACTATGCCGATAGAACTTAAAGAAGCACATTTAAAAAATGATGTAATAATCGAAAATCTATATGCCAAGCAAGAATTTCAAAATGATGATCAGCGTATTGAAGCTATGTTTGATTTATATTCAAAAATGGTAAAAAAATGA
- a CDS encoding DEAD/DEAH box helicase produces MKNIIEVNYQQTGESTSINNMGMRAMQARAFESRNSQYLLLKAPPASGKSRALMFLGLDKIHNQGLSKVIVTVPERSIGSSFANNKLTENGFFADWDIKPENNLCAASGNKSKVKAFKRFMEGSDQILVCTHATLRFVFEELEDHVFNNTLIAIDEFHHISADADNILGNVLKSLMDNTTAHIIAMTGSYFRGDSVPVITPEYEAKFNKVSFNYYEQLNGYTYLKSLGIGYHFYKGRYFTKDDEGHIALEQVLDTNKKTIIHIPNVNSGESTKDKYDEVDAILEIIGEFIAKDPDTGIITVKRTTDGKLLKVADLVEEDGRDKVLEYLRNIQNIDDLDLIIALGMAKEGFDWQFCEHALTIGCRGSLTEIVQIIGRCTRDSSNKSHAQFTNLIAQPDAQDDEVKYAVNNMLKAITASLLMEQILAPNFKFKTKRDDEDIVSPGILTIKGFKEPSTAKAKAIIENDLVDLKAAILQDDKVIAGSAGKVEPEIVNKVLIPKIIQTKYPDLTKTELEEISQYLVADSVISAAEIKDVGDKKFVRMADKFINIDDLNIDLIQSINPFQKAFEILSKDVTVNVLKLIKESIEATKISMSKEEAFELWPKLKSFKNQFNREPSLESNNLIEKRLAECLIYIREQRRRAGV; encoded by the coding sequence ATGAAAAATATTATCGAAGTAAATTACCAACAAACTGGGGAAAGCACCTCAATCAATAATATGGGAATGCGAGCTATGCAAGCTCGTGCCTTCGAATCTCGTAATAGTCAGTATTTACTCTTAAAAGCTCCTCCTGCATCTGGTAAGTCTCGTGCATTAATGTTTTTGGGATTAGATAAGATACATAATCAAGGATTGAGCAAAGTTATTGTTACAGTTCCAGAGCGATCTATTGGAAGTTCATTTGCAAACAATAAGCTAACAGAGAATGGTTTTTTTGCAGATTGGGATATCAAACCAGAAAATAATCTGTGTGCTGCTAGTGGCAACAAAAGTAAAGTAAAAGCTTTTAAGCGCTTCATGGAAGGCTCAGATCAAATATTAGTGTGTACCCATGCTACGTTAAGATTTGTTTTTGAAGAACTTGAAGATCATGTATTTAATAACACATTAATTGCAATTGATGAATTTCATCATATTTCAGCAGATGCAGATAATATTTTAGGTAATGTACTTAAATCTTTGATGGACAATACTACTGCCCATATTATCGCAATGACTGGTTCATATTTCCGTGGAGATAGTGTTCCTGTAATTACTCCTGAATATGAAGCGAAGTTTAATAAAGTATCCTTCAACTATTACGAACAACTCAATGGCTATACTTATTTAAAGTCTTTAGGTATTGGTTATCATTTCTATAAAGGACGTTATTTTACTAAAGATGATGAAGGGCATATCGCTCTTGAACAGGTATTGGACACGAATAAGAAGACAATCATTCATATACCAAATGTAAATTCAGGTGAATCGACTAAAGATAAATATGATGAAGTTGATGCCATTCTTGAAATTATTGGTGAGTTTATTGCTAAAGATCCAGATACTGGAATTATTACCGTTAAACGCACAACAGATGGAAAGTTATTAAAAGTAGCTGACTTAGTTGAAGAAGATGGGCGTGATAAGGTGTTAGAATATCTACGGAATATTCAAAATATAGATGATCTTGACCTCATTATCGCTCTTGGAATGGCAAAAGAAGGATTTGACTGGCAGTTCTGTGAACACGCTTTAACAATTGGTTGTCGTGGCTCTTTGACTGAAATTGTGCAAATTATTGGACGTTGTACACGAGATAGTTCAAATAAATCACATGCACAATTTACTAATCTTATAGCACAACCTGATGCTCAGGATGATGAAGTAAAATATGCAGTAAACAATATGCTGAAAGCAATTACAGCTTCTTTATTAATGGAGCAGATACTTGCACCAAACTTTAAGTTTAAAACCAAACGTGATGATGAGGATATTGTCTCACCAGGAATTCTCACGATTAAAGGTTTTAAAGAACCAAGTACAGCAAAAGCAAAAGCGATTATCGAAAATGATCTTGTGGATCTAAAAGCAGCTATCCTTCAAGATGACAAAGTAATTGCAGGTTCAGCAGGTAAGGTCGAGCCAGAAATAGTCAATAAAGTGCTTATTCCAAAAATTATTCAAACTAAATATCCTGATTTAACAAAAACAGAACTTGAGGAAATAAGCCAATATTTAGTTGCTGATTCAGTAATTAGTGCAGCAGAAATAAAAGATGTTGGTGATAAGAAATTTGTTCGTATGGCAGATAAATTTATTAATATAGATGATTTGAATATCGATCTAATTCAGTCTATTAATCCATTCCAAAAGGCATTTGAGATTCTATCAAAGGATGTCACAGTAAATGTGCTTAAATTAATTAAAGAATCAATTGAGGCTACAAAAATAAGCATGTCTAAGGAAGAAGCGTTTGAGTTGTGGCCTAAGTTAAAATCTTTTAAAAATCAATTTAATCGTGAACCTAGTCTAGAGTCAAACAACTTAATTGAGAAGCGATTAGCTGAATGCTTAATCTATATTCGTGAACAACGTAGACGTGCTGGAGTGTAA